The nucleotide sequence TGCTGACTATGGGTCAGCACAGGAGCACAGTAGGTTGCCAGCACACAAATCACAATGGAGAGATGCAGGAGCAGCTCAGCAGTGAAAGGCAGGACAGAGCCAAAGTACTTCCTTAGATTCCATCACAAAGATGTTCCTCAGGCTTTACTCACTCATCaatagctgcaccagtgcaaacccctagtTTAGGCAGGGGCTCGCTGCATTGTTCACAAGTTGTTTCCTCCTGCTTGGAACCCACTCTTctcttggggagaggggaggagaggaggtctTAAAAACCTGGGTTCTGTCTACTCTGCATGGTATGTTTCATGGGCACTTTCATGGAGGCAGGGATCTGCCTCAGTATCCTTGGCTAACATTTCCAATTCCCTTCACTATTGTGCAGAGTTCTGACTACTATGCTCCACtccagaggaggctgcattttGTTGGTGAAATGGGGAACCCCGTTTTTTAAGTTGTGAACACACTCACAGAGTGTCATCTGCCTGGAATTCAGGTCCGTAGCACTTACAGCTTGTTTAGAAATTTGGGATGAAAGGGGCTATGGAAATTTAAACTAGATGTTACTATATAATATATGAATATAGCAGCCATTAGCTGATGTCTGTGACATTAAATCTTTCAGCCAGCCAAGCCCCTGGAAAGAGGGGTCTGCAGAACTTCCAAGCACAGCTAATCTCCACCATCCCTTCCCTATTCCCCTCGTTCAATGTCAGAAAACTCCACCTCGCCCTGTCCTGGAGAACAAATCCCACAAGGGAATTTCTTGAGTTCAGAAGCCCACAGCACTTCCTAGAGCCTTGGGAAAATGAATCAGGAGTCTTGCCAAAGCCAGGGGGCTGTAGGGTTGTCCCCAATGCCTATGTACCTCGTGCAGTGGTTGCTCTGTTATATTCCTCTGAGCACTGCTTTAGCTGCAACCCGTTTTGCCCCCTCGTCTGTGAGCAGAAGGCATGTCAGAGTAAGACAATGCTTACTTGTGTGTGCTTTTATTCAAAGAGTTGGGATCAAAAATCACATGCCCTGAAATCCATATCAGAGTGTGATCGGAGGGCAGCCAACCAGTGCGGTGTTAGGTCATGTAGTAAATTCTCTGCGGGCTTGAGGAAGTGTAGGGGGCAGGCAGGTGTGGTGCCGTGTTTGTAGGATTTGTTGTTGCTTTCCAAAAGACAATGGGACTTGTCAGCCTCGTTTGGACATGTGCCATAATGCAGTACCAGTTCTGCTGAGGCTGACACCGCAAGCGCTGTGAATGATTCGACACATGTCAGAGTTGGGCATGCTCTTTCTCCCTAGCGAGGCCAGTGGGAGTCCGTGggtcagctgggaggaagagcaGTTTGACTCTCATTGCCTCCCTAATATAAACATACATTCGTCTCAGCAGCACAATGAACACAACAGCCAGGCTGACCTCCACAGGTGCAAAACTACACACCTGCCAGCCTGAGGGTGAGCCACTTTGCTGTCACATGCAGTCAGCGGGAGCCCCCATAAAGTACAGTTACAATCTCTTGACATCTCATGGTAGCATCTGCATCTTAATGTTGCGCTGCTACAATTCAATATAATCATGTACTGGAGCAAGACACGATGTTCTTGTCTTGACTgcctttctcttcctgctgttAAGTGGTTGAGGAACTCTTCTGTTCCTCCTCAGGGGCATAGGGAATAGCAGAGGGAATTGAAGGAGGAGGTGGGATGATGACTGAGTGGCTGGGGAGTAGCAGttttatgggtagggcactagacagggactcaggagatctgtatTCGGCAtctgctttgccacagattttctggtcaagtcacttcatctctctccaCCTCAGCTTCCCCTCTGTAAAAGGAGAacaataatatttcctttcttcCCCGCTGGTTGCAAAGTGCCTGcccccaaaagaaaaagaaatgctcAAGCCACAGGTCATGATGGGTGGtgtaaaccagaaaaaaaaacctataGAAAAAGCCCCTGTAGATAACTTGCTGTTAGGTCTGTGAGGAGGACGGAAATTCCATTTTGCAAAGGGGTTTTGTGGTGTTGACAATGGTGTTGACATTTGGCTTTCATTCCAACTTTGAAATTCTCCACAAAAGAAAATTCTTGGCTTTTTCAATGTATATTACAATCTATCTTATaatacaaaacaacaaaaaatattgaaatggaagctaaaaatattttgttctgcaaatgttgaaatgggacaacttccccctccctccccgaggTTTTCTCCACAATGAAATGGCTGTGAAATGGGCATTTTGAGAAGCAGTTCCGTTTTGATGGCACTGCCGTCTCTGATGGAGAAGTTTTTCTGAGCAGCTCTACTTTTTATATCCTAAGACAGCTGGAAGCTGAATTGCCCACTCCTCAAGAACAGCGTTCTGTTTTACACTGTCCAGAGTTGATTAGCAGTGCAgtcgcaccccccacccccatacaggATTCTAGTCTGAAAATCCTACTAGATTCATCACAGAAATTTAATTTGAAACAGGTGTGTAGCTTGGTTACAAACTCAACCAGTAGTTGATGGGGTGGGTTTGGGAAAGGAGTCTGTAAACTCACCCACGTGCATGCTTTGCTCAACAGTATGTTTCCCTTGGTTACTACTCCCTCCCCTACTGAAAGATTTAACAGAGGAAGCAGTGTTACTATTCTTCAAAGCCTTCCTAGCTTCAgcaatagagaatttgaacaggaAGCTTCTGAAGATGGAGACAACTCAAAGAAATGTCCCTACTTACCTTGCCCTGTCGATCTTTAACTTGTTGTGTTGCTCCCTCCCGCTTGGAATAGCTGCTCTCATCTTTTCTCTCAGAGTAAGTTTGGTATTTATTtaagtgtatttatttttttgttgataCATTTCCAAACTTTGATTTACAAAGATGGTCTTCAAATGTCTGTTACAGAGAGAGTTGGAGAAGCTAACCCTAATTTTCAATGCAAAGGTGTTTAAACTTTTGGATTTTATTCCCAGAAGTTATAGGGAACAGTGCAGTTTTCCTTTAGCAATTTTCTGGGGCTACTTTAAGCAAGTTGTGGGAATTGTTGCTTCCAAAGTTGAATTGACTGGAAATGGACATTTCTGTTGAACTGTTGCTTTGCTGGTGGTGTTGGGTGTAAATGAAGGATATGCATGTGAGCACAGGAGTGTGGGCTGTTTGTGTGCCTTGTGAGTGGAGAGACACAGCGCTGACTTCTGTGTCCAGTGTTCTGACCATTAGCTTAAGGATGGGGATTTTTGCCTTCTTGGGACAGTAGCTGAGGACCTTTGCCCTGGGGTGATCAAATTCTGCCATGAGTGTCCTTGTGACCAATGCATTCTTAATCCTCTTTCTGTGTATTCACATCACACAACTAACCATGTAGATAGATCCACAGTTATGAATATGTGCTGGGACAATTCTGGGTGTAAACAGAGGACATCAGTCCCTGACAGCACAGCTTCTTTCATGAGGAGTCATTAGGAATTGCATTTTTGCATCTATACAAATCATTTGCACTGGTTTTTTCCCAGCTCTCAAAGATACGGAATTTTATGGGCAAATCCGTCAGTGGGCTGATGTGCTAAGTAGGAAAATTCCTCTACTTGAAACCTTTGTCTGTGAAAGGtcgtttttcttttcattttattgaGATACCCAGCTGATGTGTATTTTCTTCTGAGCAATAACCAAGTGGCGTATTGAAGCTGTCATTGCCCTAAGAGACTTGTTGATCAATGAAGTAAATACACAGGGATGTTAGGAGCCACTAGGatagggatagataagacagaaaatatcataatgccaataTATACATTCGtgatacacccacaccttgaatactgtgtgcagttctggttgtctcatctcaaaatatatatattagaattaggggtctggaacagcttccatctgaggagagattaaaaagactgggactgttaagCTTAgaaaaaagacgactaaggggggacataatagaggtctacaaaatcatgaaggttgtggagaaagtgaatagggaagtggtACTAACCCCTTaacacataacacaagaaccagaggtcacccaatgaaattaataggcagcaagtttaaaacaaatatgaggaagtacttcttcacacaacacacaattaacctgtgaaactacttgccaggggatgttgtaaatcaccaaaagtacaactgggttaaaaaaagaactagataaattcatgcaggacaggtccagcaatggctagcagccaagatggtcagggatgcaaccccatgctctgggtgtcccataacctctgactgccagaagctgggagtggacgacaggggatggatcacttgataattacctgttctgttcattcccactgaaatcacctggcactgtcagaagacaggatactgggctagatggacctagtatggctgttgtTATGCGCTTTAAGCTATGTTGGTCATGTGACAGTTAATCAAATGACATGTGGTAGGTGAGAGGAAGACATGAAGCTGCTTTTTGATTGTTTCTTTGTAATTCCTATGTCCTTGTGTATAATGACATCACACGGTGCGTTGGACGGGAGCCCTTTGGGGTGGGGTTTTATAAGCCTGGAATTTAAATAACTGTTTtgatgggtggggtgggctgTGCTTCCCTTCCAGGTAGAGAATGCAGCTGGGACAGGTGACATGGAGCGAGCGTCCCAAGCTTCCAGCACTGCCCGCATACTGAATATCATCGGGATTGTCGTAGGAGTAATTTTCCTCATCATTATAATTGTTGTCGTGGTAGTGGGAAGAAGCGCCAAGTGATAGAAGCCAGCGTCACCTTCAAAAAACTAAGCCATACTATTGTTAGACAgaagggaaaaggagagggataggaaagaAAAGAACTAAGGTGAGGGAAAGGAAAGGGCACATAGGAGTGTGTCTGGTGTCAACAACTGCTCTGACTTGCAGCCAGGGCTTAAAGCGGCATGAAAAGAATGCGTGGGGTTGGCAATTCTATCATCTGCAAGCAGCAGTGCTTAAAGCGTATCCCCAGGTTGGTTTCAGTTTTTCGGTGGGTTTGTGACTCCCTTGaggcaccccccacacccacacacacactttcagcaCCGAGTGTAGCTGAGCTGTGACAGACTGTGACCTCCTTAGGTTTCATAAACTAAGCAGGGTGAGACCTGCACTGTCCTGGGATGAGAGCCCTGTAAAGACaatgagaggctgcagggagtcaCCTGCCTCCCGGTCAGATGAAGCTTGGAGCCTGGATTAGGCAGTGATTTTGAACCCAGATGATCTGCTTTCTGTTGATCCTCACCTTGGATATCCCCAGACCAGTGCTCTTTGCTATGCCCTGAAACGCTTTCCACATCCACTCAAACCAAATCGAAGTCTCTCCCTCATGGCATTGCAGAGCACTACTGCTCAGCCACCCCCTTGCTAGGTAGCTTGTCTAAGTTCACCTGTTGCCACCAATGGAAATAGCCAACCTGTTCCGTTCAAAGCTTGGCTCAAAAGATTGGCATTGGCTGCCTACTTTCTGTTGGAATCCCAGTTCCAAATAATGAATTTTGGGGTTCTCTGGCcatgctgaaatatttttttaaaacacttgttTGGgttgatctgaaaaaaaaatattttgctgaatttttggtgaatcaaaaagtaaaagaaaattcattttgggtcaaatggAATATTTAGTTCAACAGGAAACTGTGTTTTCTCTAGATTTTGAGAAAATTCTCAAAATTCTCAAAatctattttgtttttatatttctgtatttttaaagtaaattgaaggacattttgaaatgaaaagtcattaaAACTTTTCATTCTGAAAGTATTCCAGGGTTGGAATAAGTCAAAACAGCAGATACTTtgttttttttggtcaaaatagTTCAGTGAAACCAACACAAATTTATGACATTTTTGATATCACCAAATCTGTGTTTTTCACCAAAAACAATTTTGGCCAATTTTTTTTGCCTGGCTCTAGCTGTGAACTCCATCACTTGAGACATTTAAACCTGGACAGGACACAGCTTGGGAAACTGTACTCTAGAGAGCAGCCTGGGATtggcagagggggctggaggaATGGGATAGTTGCTGCTTGTATTGTGACACTTCCTTCGGGAACCCTTACCACTGCCTGCCCTCAGTGTGAGGAGATCTTGTCTGTGCCCGCAACGTGAAACCACtagcctctggcagcacaagcactgccttccTGCCCCTCGTAGGCCTCGCGTTCTCGGTACAGATTATCAGTAGGCACATACTTCCCCCTGAGTTCTCAGAATGGCCTCTGGCACGCCCAGCCCGTGTTCCACTGAACAGTCACAGAACACTCAGACCTGCTACTCCCTAAAGGAAAAACACGTACCAGCTTGCAAGATTCAACTGAGGATCACCACTCAGCTCAGCACACTTCAATATATACATAGAGTGAAAacaggaataagtttattatcaaagcaGAGATACAAGGACAGCAAGTGAGGATATTGCAAAGCAGTGGttacatacaaaacaaaatcataacgtGCTTTCTGGAGCCGACACTTACCTAACAAGGCATTCAAATATTTCCTACGAGATAGCTTACCCCACATCCCTTTCTCAGCATTTTCAGCCAGTTTAGCTGAGATCACTTCTCATCAAATCAATCCTGCTGGCAGTCCTCACAGACTAAAAGAATAACTGGAGGTTCATCTGGACCCCAGATATAGTTTCAAAAGTTCATTGCCTTATGCCTAAACAAGATAATAACCCCTGCTGGCTTATTTTTTCCTGAAGCCCCTGCAATCAATTAATTAGAATTTTGCTCAGACTGTAAATGGGTGTCCTTTGGGAACCACACAATGCTCAGTTTGCACATGATGAGCCAGAGTGACATACGCATCTCTGTCTTGCATGACAGAGGTATGTGGATCACCTGGTGGCCTGCCTTAACTCACAGTCTGAGGGAACATAAGTTTTAGTATATATCCATAACTATTCACGTTTTCCATACATACATCTTGCAATGATTATGACgatcagtgtgacacaggctttcattagAGACCTTACATGACCCCTTTTGACGAACCCAGGAGATCCCTCTACACCTATGTACTCCGGGGCCATCTGCCGCTTGGTGTCAAGGGGTCCTTGGGTCACGTCCCATCTCTCAATTCTATATTCTTTGATTTATGCAGATGCCAATGCAAAATTACATGCGGATTTGGCTTTGAGAagccccaaccccagctcccctgtgctccctgccccctaCAACTCCCTGCCCCTCACACAGCAAAAATACTAGTTTGCCCCCGGTGCtttttccctaaggccagccctgacctTTCCCTTGCACCGAGGATCTTTCCTGCTCATTTTCAGCAGGACTAAGCAGGCTGCTTGCACGCAACCAGACTCATCACAGCCTCAACATCGGCAAATGTGCTTTCGGAACATTTTGGGGTCACCTCAACACACTGTATGTCATACCCGGCCTCTCTCACCGCTTCCTCCACCGACTCCTGCTCCAGGTAGAGGCTGGAGAATCTGCGCTGGCCTACCATGTAGTAGGTTTCTTTCAGGAATATCAGCATCACCAAATGGCCTCCTGGCTTTAACAGAGAACTGATGTTCTTCAGTGCTGCACGATAACTCTTCAGGTCTTTGCACGCATTTTCCAAGCACAATGTGGAGAGCAGGCAGTCAGCCTGGGGCAGAGACACAGGGGCCAAGATGTTGGATTTGGACACATCGCATTTCAGAACCTGCTTGACTTTCTTTCTCAACTTATCTTCCTTCTCAGCCCACTTTTCCCTGCAAGAAATGTTATATTGTGTACTATTGCATGACTTTCAGTCTGTCCATCAGACCTCAGCAAGGGGATGTTCAATAGACTCAAAaggcagcacatttaaaacaGCTCTGCCTGAACAGCccccctgctgttccagtccagggctctccccacccctccagctttgccaatgcacctCTATCCAGACCTGCATTCCCTGAGCCTTGCTATGCCAGTGCTGCTCCCCCTACGCACACATCCatggctctgctgatgcccctcagtcctaACCTACTGCTTGCTCTTCCAGCCTGGCACCTCTCCTGAACTGAGACTGCCACTGGTGTGGATTTCAATTAAAATCAAGTAGCTAAAACTATTCACTGCCTTCTGAAAAGATAAGGGCTGATGTACTTGGAAATATTTATGTGAAACACGTATATGCTGCTTCACTTCAGgtaatgtattattatttgtattactacagcgcaggggctgctggaacaatttgtatagtgtggGTGCTGACAGCCATTAaactaaactgtaaaccctgaatGTGATGGAAGCCCGGAGGTTCTGCAGCGCCCCCAGCACCATTAGTTCTAGCAACTATGTGGCTATGGCTTGTGGGTACTATGGTAATTAAGATAATATCATAATAATTATAACTAATAGTAATGGTGACACATGACCTATAGGGTTCAGCTGGCAGCTTTCAGACATGGCAGTTGGATCCAAGTGCTTCCAGTAGATTCCCAATTCTCGAGCCTCCCTGCATCTGTCACATGTCAGCCTGTGGGGTGTCCTAGTCAGTTTGTCGTTGTGTTTTTACATCATACTCTAGTAAGAGGTCCCCTCTCCTGCAGGGGTTCATTTCAGTGACAAGACATCCCTGGATCATCAGTAGCCAGGTCTCCTTCCCTTACCTGTCTCCTTCTAGCTCACACACGTATTTCACCACTGGAGTCCAGTCGAACGCTCCTGGCTCATTCTTCAGCCATTTCTCCAGTTCCTGGCGGTTCCGGTCTGTGTAGTCCGAAGCGATGATCTCTTTAAAGTTCTCgcaggcggagaggagctgataaaTGGTGGGGCCACTGCCGATGTCAATCAGGGTGTCGCCTTTCACCCCACCTGGTTTGGAACGTCAGGGAACGCAGTTACATTGGCGCATTGCATGACCCATATGTCAGAGAAGTTGTACTCACTGCTGattggggttgggtggggcgggggtgtttggtttttttttaattgcttcttTGAGGCCTCATGTGAATGGTATGTAGGATGGAACACTCCTCCAgcaacaacctcatcacctaacGAGGTGTGTCCTGGTTAGGGCCTTTGCCTAGGACTAATGAAATCTGCCACAGACTCGCTGTGTGACTTTGGTGCGTCACTTAATCTCCATGAGCCTCAGTCCTTCATGTGTTAAGTGGGAATAACAATCCTGCCTTTGtacatcttgtctatttagattataaactctctgCCGAGGCTGAAGTTGGCTCCTTATTCCCAATTCCTTGTTTGTGGTACTAGCTTCCTATCCATTGTTCCCAGTTGTGTATTTAACCTccacaattatttaaaaatatatcaatGTAAGACTAATTATTTTTAGAAATTTCATCAAATGTATGTGATTGAATGTGCTAAAAATTTAAATGACCGATaacttaattatttattaattgaatGACCAAATAAGTGGATTGGCAGTGTGACATGAGGCAGAGTATTGCGCAGTAACAAAACTTCAGGTCAGCCAGCGGCGTGCCTCAGTTCCTTCGGAATAGTCTAACAGTGACAGGGATGTGTCACTTGGGGTGACCCAAGCCTAATTTTGTCATGTTCAGCTCGTCAAAACCCAGCTCCTTACTTCGTTAGTAATCGAATAATCCGATCATTATCTTTTACATTTTGATCAGTTCAATCGCATTgatcaatatattttttaatcattttggCCTTTGAATAAGGGTCTCGGAACCATGAATAAGGAACCAAGAATAAGGACTTCAGTCTCAGAGCTCTCTAGAGTAAGGATTTCTTATGTGCTTGTACAGCGCTGAGCACAAACAGGGTCCCGATCTCTCTACTATCGCAATAATCATTCTATAGATGCTCATTACCATAGCTGTTCTGAGACCATGATGCTGaacatgctttaaaaatgttGCTAGATTAGCTTAAACAACTAGAAAACCAGAGTAGGGAACAAGCAGTGGGAAGGGTAACCCAGAATAGCCTAGTTATAAACTGCTTAGCATATGGTTGGGCTCACAGCTATAAGATGCTGTGGAGAAGTTGTCCAGGGTTTGTAGTAGCATCAGTAACCCCTAGTCCATTTCCAGGTTTAGAATCCAGCTGTTACATTTCATAACATATAGCAGGAAAgaaatcagatttaaaaaaaatcctgcctcTTCATAAATTAATTCCTGTGATATTAAAGGGCTTAACTGCTTGTGCAACAGTGAGGACCATTCCAGATTGCAACATTGATCATAGTAGGATGTAGGGAACCAGGTCACCTGCTCCTTTTACTAGTTGCAATTTCCAGTCCATCCGAGTCAGTGATTTTAATTCTCATGAAAGTCTGGGGTTGATGACTGTGGGTACCCCATCCTGACTCTGCCATTCCAGCCTTGGGCCTCACCCTCAATTCTGCCACTGCATCTCATTCTTGAGCTGCAGCTTCCACTCGCTCTTCCCCTCCTGTGCTTTACgcacacagctctgctaatgcagCTCAATCCTATATCACAATACACTTGTTATTCTAATCCCGAGCTTCACTATACACACCTCTGCAACTGCAGACGGTCTTCAATCCTGACTCACAGTCCCTACCTTTCTCTAGTCTAGGTCTgctccagccacagctctgccaatagccctcaatcctgacccacagcaccTCCCATTATTCCAGCCCTCGACCTCTCCAGAATTGAGATTGCCACTGACGTATGGATTTTAAAGGGGAAAATCAAGTAGCTAAAACTACCTGCAACACTTAGAAAACAAAGGGGCTGACATACTCTGAAACACTTTCAGTAGCTTAGTGTATGTAGCTCCAGAAACCCCACATCATGCTGAACCATCATGGCCTCTACAGCTGCTAATTACAATTAGAAACGCTTCCAAAATTATTTATTATGGGCATGCCCCAGACATGCCATGAGTATGAAGACAAGACTCCTGTCCCAAAAGCCTTACTGCCCTTATAGAGCCTTGTTGTCTCCCGTCACAGACAGCATTATTAAACGAGCATGAGATCACAGGGCAAGGGAAAAGCTGAGAACGTCTCAGCCCTAGTGCACTATGCCCACAGGACACTGTACTGACCTGAAGTGAATATCTTAAGCAGGCTTCTCAGGTTTAATTCCAGAAATTCATTCCCTGGGCAATGACTGGAAGCGAAGGAATAGTAGGTCttcagatacactgcagggtcaAAATCTTTCTGGTAAGCGTCTCCCGCTGTGAAACTAGCTGGAGATTCCATCTTGCACAAACAACTTCTGCTCTGTGTTTGTTCCCAGTGGAGACTGATAGCTCTTCCTCTTGATACTTCAACTCCTCCTTGTACTTGCAAATTTCACTTTCACTTCAGACTAAGACATTTTTCAGGCTGAAAGAACCCACAGGTTCTGCAAGATTTTCTCAGTCTGTAGAAtcgaaagaagcagcagcagaaaagaATATACGGGGAAGAAAGTGtctgaggtagggtgaccatattttcccaaagggaaaatgggacaccgggtggggctggcccaaggcTCCCCTGTATGGGGCCAGCCTGAAGCCCCTTGCCACCCACCTGCGTTGGGCTGGCCCAGCCGAAGCTGCTCTTCTGAgccttccctcccttcctctcaggGTTGGCGTTGCCGCTCTCCCACTTCCACCCGCACGTTCCTCCATGTCCCACAAGGGGTTGCCCCCCACTTTTTTTGGccaaactgggcatttgtcccatttgctgttcccagctgatgatcagttggcaagaacaaatgggacaaatgccaaAAAACAGTGGGGACGGTTgagacagggcttaaaaaagggactgtcccagtcAAAATGGGACATATGTCACCCTagtctgaggctatgtctacactagccatAGGAGGATGACCTGGTCCTGAGCTCCGATGATCTGGTCTGGTTGGATCTGGTCTGGTCCGGAGCTCAGTCAAATGCTCCCAGCTCATTCTGCAGCCATTTCTGCATCTCCTGGGGGTTCTGGTCCATCTAAGTCTGTGGCAATGATCTCCTGGAAGGTTTTGCTGGTATATGGTGGGGCTGGTGCAGATATCAGTCAGGGTCTCCCCTTTAATATCGTCTGATTTGGAATAAACAATCCCAACTTCTCGGGACACACAGCAGCAGGGGATGGACAATAAAGTTGGATGGATAGAGGCTGAGTTTAGCAAGCTTAAGGATTTCTCCACTACATTTCTTAAGGGTTTCAAGAAGGTCATTTCCCATGAGAGTAAAATGCAAGGAAGGACCCTGTATGCAGCATTTCCCTCACACAGGGAggtctgtaaaatgctttgagatcagcATGTGAAAGGTCTATTGTGACAATGATCAACAGATACAACAGTCTGAATACCTGTGATGTAACAGGCTAAAAACTGAGGTTGTCACTTAGGCTTGCTTGAGCCCCATTCAAATGAGAACTTCAAGGTCTGGCCCAGTGAAGTAGGAAGAGTCACCTTACATGCCCTGCTGCTGGTCATGGATAGGCAGCCCTTGATGGCAGTGCCCAGTAGCTGTACACAGATGGTGCACTGCCCAGAAACAGGGCGTGACTGTGGCTCACCTTCCATCCAACATTGCACATAGAAGTACCTGGGTCCAAGGTGAGGGAAGACATAAAGCAGCAGTGTTGCATCATCTTATAATATTAATTGTGAGTTTTGCAGTATTTGGCATTTTTCTTTGCAGCTGGA is from Mauremys reevesii isolate NIE-2019 linkage group 12, ASM1616193v1, whole genome shotgun sequence and encodes:
- the LOC120375565 gene encoding nicotinamide N-methyltransferase-like gives rise to the protein MESPASFTAGDAYQKDFDPAVYLKTYYSFASSHCPGNEFLELNLRSLLKIFTSGGVKGDTLIDIGSGPTIYQLLSACENFKEIIASDYTDRNRQELEKWLKNEPGAFDWTPVVKYVCELEGDREKWAEKEDKLRKKVKQVLKCDVSKSNILAPVSLPQADCLLSTLCLENACKDLKSYRAALKNISSLLKPGGHLVMLIFLKETYYMVGQRRFSSLYLEQESVEEAVREAGYDIQCVEVTPKCSESTFADVEAVMSLVACKQPA